Proteins from one uncultured Cohaesibacter sp. genomic window:
- a CDS encoding TRAP transporter substrate-binding protein encodes MTLSKLLRASGGLFVGAALGLIMANQAVAADYEWTFQTSENTGEPQFEIKKQWADNIEKMTQGRVNIEILPTGAVVPHNQTLDAVRSGILQGHLTDPSYFSGIDPAFSMLGNLVGAWGDPLEFLEYMKYGGGEELYNELVEPYNVHLIGAAATGLEAFVTKKPIRTVADLKGLKVRAPEGMVYEIFSKAGASPVNLPGSEVYTGLEKGVIDAADYTVFSTNQAQGLHQFARYPNYPGFHSLPMVAVSMNKEIWDGLPEDIKTAMEVATDDLAYDLVFKLKARDLDAVEEARADPNIEIIDMAPEERKKFRNIAKEEWANWAKKNELTQKVYDSVVAFLTKRNLM; translated from the coding sequence ATGACTCTGTCGAAACTGCTTCGTGCAAGCGGAGGTTTGTTCGTTGGTGCTGCTCTTGGTCTGATCATGGCCAATCAGGCAGTTGCTGCTGATTACGAATGGACCTTCCAGACGTCCGAAAATACCGGCGAGCCACAGTTTGAAATCAAGAAACAATGGGCTGACAATATCGAGAAGATGACGCAAGGACGCGTCAATATTGAGATTTTGCCAACCGGCGCTGTTGTTCCTCACAACCAGACCCTTGATGCAGTCCGCTCCGGCATTCTGCAGGGTCATCTAACCGATCCAAGCTATTTCTCCGGTATCGATCCGGCTTTCTCCATGCTCGGCAACCTTGTTGGTGCATGGGGCGATCCACTCGAATTCCTTGAATATATGAAATATGGTGGCGGTGAAGAGCTCTATAACGAGCTGGTTGAGCCTTACAATGTGCATCTCATCGGTGCCGCTGCAACCGGTCTGGAAGCTTTCGTAACCAAGAAGCCGATTCGCACTGTTGCCGATCTCAAAGGCCTCAAGGTTCGTGCACCAGAAGGCATGGTTTACGAGATCTTCTCAAAAGCTGGCGCTTCGCCGGTGAACCTGCCTGGCTCTGAAGTTTATACTGGTCTTGAAAAAGGCGTGATCGACGCGGCTGACTATACCGTGTTCTCAACCAACCAGGCTCAGGGTCTGCATCAGTTTGCTCGCTATCCGAACTATCCGGGCTTCCACTCCCTGCCAATGGTTGCTGTTTCCATGAACAAGGAAATCTGGGACGGCCTGCCTGAAGACATCAAGACTGCCATGGAAGTCGCTACCGACGACCTGGCCTATGATCTTGTCTTCAAGCTGAAGGCACGCGATCTGGATGCCGTTGAGGAAGCGCGCGCTGATCCGAATATCGAAATCATCGATATGGCTCCGGAAGAACGCAAGAAATTCCGTAACATCGCCAAGGAAGAATGGGCCAATTGGGCCAAGAAGAACGAGCTGACCCAGAAAGTCTATGACTCGGTCGTCGCCTTCCTGACGAAACGGAACCTCATGTAA
- a CDS encoding FadR/GntR family transcriptional regulator gives MTNTAEISKTGNSKAVGGLLADELAKLVFDGSLVPGDTLPPETELAATHQISRASVRSALQLLETLGIVARRAGRGTTVQEFREWNFLDSQVSQWIADYAAPNLGVLHDVFEFRVTTEPLIATLAAKRATARDLLAMEEAFNVMEANWERRASLGERVSFSQADIAFHEAIYRATHNLVWAQIVHILRPAILLVIKTSNETAEELRESLERHRRLMEAIRMRDSDAAHVAATRILSQTGYDLGFEETPGEKET, from the coding sequence ATGACCAATACGGCGGAAATATCGAAAACAGGCAATTCGAAAGCGGTTGGAGGCTTACTGGCCGACGAGCTGGCGAAACTCGTTTTCGATGGGTCTCTGGTTCCAGGGGATACGTTGCCTCCGGAAACCGAATTGGCGGCAACGCATCAGATTAGTAGAGCGTCCGTGCGCTCGGCGCTGCAGCTGCTGGAAACGCTGGGTATTGTTGCGCGTCGTGCCGGACGGGGGACTACGGTTCAGGAATTTCGCGAGTGGAACTTCCTTGATAGCCAGGTCAGCCAGTGGATTGCCGATTATGCTGCACCGAACCTTGGGGTTCTGCATGACGTTTTCGAGTTCCGCGTTACGACCGAACCACTCATCGCCACCTTGGCGGCCAAGCGGGCCACAGCACGTGATCTGTTGGCCATGGAGGAAGCCTTCAATGTGATGGAGGCAAACTGGGAGAGACGGGCCTCGCTGGGAGAGCGGGTGAGTTTTTCTCAAGCCGATATCGCTTTTCACGAAGCGATCTATCGCGCGACACATAATTTGGTTTGGGCTCAGATCGTTCATATTCTGCGCCCCGCGATCTTGCTGGTGATCAAAACCAGTAACGAGACAGCCGAAGAGCTTCGCGAAAGTCTGGAACGTCACCGTCGTTTGATGGAAGCAATCCGGATGCGGGATTCCGACGCTGCGCATGTAGCCGCTACGCGCATTCTGTCTCAGACCGGCTACGATTTGGGATTTGAGGAAACCCCGGGGGAAAAAGAAACCTAA